The segment TGCGCATGAAGTACCAGACCATGCCCAAAGCCACAGCCAGCATCAACCCCAGCGCGGCCGGATAGCCCCATGCCCATTCCAGTTCCGGCATGATCTTGAAGTTCATGCCATAGATGCCTGCGATGAACGTCAAGGGAATGAAAATGGTGGCAACGATGGTCAGCACCTTCATCACGTTGTTCATGCGCATCCCAGCAAGCGAGATGTGTACATCCATCATCCCACCCAGGATATCATGCAGCACCTTGGCGGCCTCGGTGCCGTGCAGGGCGTGCTCAAGAACATCTCCCAGATAATGCACAGCTTCAGCCGAAGCAGCAAAGACCTCGTTGCGCTTGAGCGATGAGAGCACCTCGTGCGTCGGTAACAAGACATTGCGCAACAGCAGAATACAGTCACGCCGCACGCGGTAGACCTCCAGCAAAGCCTGCTCCTCGGGCTTGCGTGCCAGCGTGGACTCCAACTCCTGCACCTCCACTGTGAGCAGGCTCAGGGCCTCCATGGCACCATCCACCAGGGAGTCCATCAGCGCCACGACCAGATAGTCAACGCCTCCACTGCGAATACGTTTCCCACCTTTTCTCAGGCGCTCGATAACAGGGGCCCAGGCATCCTGCTCACTCTCCTGAAAGGCCAACAGATGCTGCTCCGACCAAAGCAGGCTGACCTGTTCTTCCTGAATGCGTTTGGTCTCAAGATCATAATCGACATTCCGCAGGGTCGCGAAAAAGACACCATCCTGCTCATTGAGTTTGGGCCGCTGTCCCGTGTTCAGGATATCCTCCATCATCAGAGGATGAGCCCCGCCCCACGCACCGAGGGACTTGACCACATCAGCCTCATGAACACCGGTCAGGCTCAGAAAATGAACACGCCCGTCCGAAAGATCAGGTGCTGGCCCCATCGGATTATAGGCCTGCTCCACCAAACCATCACTGCTGTAGGCAAAATGGTTCAGGTATGGAGAAAACTCACGTTCCTTGCCAGAATATTCCAGAGTCCCGGGGGGGGCACCCCGACGCCCTGTGAACAGCTTCAAATTTAAATATTCAAGCATCGTTTTCCTCCTCGCTCGTCATATAAATCTTTTGCGTCGGGTAGGCGAAGGCAATTCCCTGCGCCTCGAAAGTTTTCATCAACCCCAGATTGATGGTCTGTTGGATATCCATATAGGTACCATAGTCCGGCGACTCCACATAAAATACAACCTCAAAATCAAGGCTGAACGCCCCAAACTGCTTGAAATGGGCACGATCACATGTCGCAAGGTCCACATTTTCAATCACCGCACGCACCAATCCGGGGATTGCCTCGACCTTGGCCGCAGGGGTTTGGTAGACCACGCCAAACCCAAACAGGACTCGACGACGAGTCATGCGCCTGTAGTTATGAACCCTTGAGCCTGTCAGATCTGAATTCGAGAGAACGATCTGTTCGCCATCAAGGCTGCGGATGCGGGTGGTTTTCAAGCCAATGTGTTCAATATTGCCCCGCAGGGTGTCGAGCACGATGAAATCGCCAATGCGAAATGGCCTGTCAAAAAGAATTGCAAAATAACTGAACAAATCACCCAGCACAGCCTGCGCAGCAAAGCCCACAGCCACGCCAGCCACGCCTAAACCGGCCAGAATCGTTGATATCTTGAATCCGAAATTGTCCAACAAAAATGCCAGCGCTACAATCCAGGCAATTGCCTTTACCACTGGCAGCAGCACCCGGCTACTGTGTTCATCCAGAGACAGTCCCTTACGCTTCAGTGAGAAGTCCAGCATGCCTCGCACAAAGTTATAGACCAGCGAGATACACATTAAGGTGATCCCTATCAGCAAAACATAGGACACATAACGAGTTGCCACCGGTCCGAAGCTAATTTCCCGCATCAGGACAAACAGCACAAGCCCCAGCACAACAACCTTGAATGACCGTGAGAAGTCCGCGCGGATGCCCTCGTCGAGCACTATCCCCCGGCTTTTGTAATAGCCTTCCAATTTTACGACGGCCCACTTGAGAAACAGGGAAACAACTACAAACGTTGCCAGCACCGCCACGGCCATAGTCACAAAGTGCATCAGTATCTCGCTCGACATATAACGCCTCCAATTGGATCTTTGCTCAAACTACCACAGGTCCAGCATTCCGCCATGAATTTCGATAACTCACGGACGGTCGCGATATTCCTGCTTGACCATGTGGCCCTGAGCCACTAACTAAAAACAAACAGTTGAACAACTGCTCACATGAGAATCTGGAGAAACCATGGCCAACGACCTTTGCGAAGTCCACGGACTGCACCCTGAGAGCCTCGGGCGGGTGCGCGAGAAAATGCCGGATGATGACACCATGCTGCGATTGGCCGAAATCTTCAAGGCCCTCAGCGATCCAACCCGGGCGCGCATCCTCTACGCCCTGACCATGGAGG is part of the Desulfovibrio ferrophilus genome and harbors:
- the corA gene encoding magnesium/cobalt transporter CorA; the protein is MLEYLNLKLFTGRRGAPPGTLEYSGKEREFSPYLNHFAYSSDGLVEQAYNPMGPAPDLSDGRVHFLSLTGVHEADVVKSLGAWGGAHPLMMEDILNTGQRPKLNEQDGVFFATLRNVDYDLETKRIQEEQVSLLWSEQHLLAFQESEQDAWAPVIERLRKGGKRIRSGGVDYLVVALMDSLVDGAMEALSLLTVEVQELESTLARKPEEQALLEVYRVRRDCILLLRNVLLPTHEVLSSLKRNEVFAASAEAVHYLGDVLEHALHGTEAAKVLHDILGGMMDVHISLAGMRMNNVMKVLTIVATIFIPLTFIAGIYGMNFKIMPELEWAWGYPAALGLMLAVALGMVWYFMRKRWF
- a CDS encoding mechanosensitive ion channel family protein, with product MAVAVLATFVVVSLFLKWAVVKLEGYYKSRGIVLDEGIRADFSRSFKVVVLGLVLFVLMREISFGPVATRYVSYVLLIGITLMCISLVYNFVRGMLDFSLKRKGLSLDEHSSRVLLPVVKAIAWIVALAFLLDNFGFKISTILAGLGVAGVAVGFAAQAVLGDLFSYFAILFDRPFRIGDFIVLDTLRGNIEHIGLKTTRIRSLDGEQIVLSNSDLTGSRVHNYRRMTRRRVLFGFGVVYQTPAAKVEAIPGLVRAVIENVDLATCDRAHFKQFGAFSLDFEVVFYVESPDYGTYMDIQQTINLGLMKTFEAQGIAFAYPTQKIYMTSEEENDA